One window of the Trifolium pratense cultivar HEN17-A07 linkage group LG2, ARS_RC_1.1, whole genome shotgun sequence genome contains the following:
- the LOC123909545 gene encoding uncharacterized protein LOC123909545 has protein sequence MTLFSSLQISTTFHSLNPSSSTILPRFQPSISLTKKSRTTTTSTITRASLIETPVLWVGRICIFYALLKTGFVGSPSNPLLSDLEIGDNGDSSESGGDLGFSKWTQSILGKPAKEVANGGNLTSKWHPTTKGTLRRNYRVPSKSEGQRLLKSIASLLSDDDHFVDATSHKGCQIRRESAHGESVCCNNVRALFDELPTPHLIVEITPFPAGPLSDNDYTKAEKLERVLRSRPSV, from the exons atgacTCTATTTTCTTCTCTGCAAATCAGCACCACCTTTCACTCTCTCAATCCTTCTTCTTCAACAATTCTTCCTCGTTTTCAACCTTCCATTTCCCTCACTAAAAAATccagaacaacaacaacaagtacCATCACTCGTGCTTCTTTGATTGAAACTCCTGTTCTGTGGGTTGGTAGGATCTGTATCTTCTATGCTCTTCTCAAGACTGGATTCGTTGGATCTCCATCTAATCCACTTCTCTCAG atttggAAATTGGTGATAATGGTGACAGTAGTGAATCTGGTGGTGACTTAGGGTTCTCTAAATGGACACAAAGTATACTAGGAAAACCAG CAAAGGAAGTAGCTAACGGAGGGAACCTTACGAGCAAATGGCATCCTACAACAAAGGGTACGCTGAGAAGGAACTATAGAGTCCCATCCAAGTCTGAGGGGCAACGACTTCTTAAATCCATTGCATCTCTATTGTCAGATGATGACCACTTTGTTGATGCCACTTCTCACAAG GGTTGTCAAATCCGACGAGAAAGTGCTCATGGAGAAAGTGTTTGTTGCAACAATGTGAGAGCTCTTTTCGATGAGTTACCAACTCCCCATCTCATTGTGGAGATCACACCTTTTCCTGCTGGACCTCTTAGTGACAATGATTACACTAAAGCTGAGAAACTTGAGAGGGTTCTGAGATCTAGGCCTTCTGTCTGA
- the LOC123910087 gene encoding protein WHAT'S THIS FACTOR 1, chloroplastic, producing MAALCHPFLFSNNGPVTSLSSTFLPGTTPLSFSINRKQKPCNLKNVSVSISCSSLKTVCDRTLDRHVVMKNRIRFVQKLKTLLLSKPKHYIPIHVLSKCRAYLSLHKPRSLLSMIHRYPSIFEPFTIPWPPKPLNATKLYPQLCVRLTPAAAALAAEELNLQSSISTVLANKLQKLLMLSSHHRLLLAKLVHLAPDLGLPPNFRSRLCNDHPEKFKIVDTSYGRALELVSCDINLAKPLPPRESHSLDFIVDRPLKFKQLRLRKGLNLKRPHQNFLLKFEEVPEVCPYRNPAECLVKESIEEEKRCCAVVREVLGMTIEKRTLMDHLTHFRKEFGLPNKLRGMIVRHPELFYTSLKGQRDSVFLVEGFDEKGNLLEKDEVSALQDKWIYLARESKRMRRERRKARIDKDIGRLSNVNQNHDDSDVDYDDDIEIDNFEDGYDDGFDDIFEDLNFDAEDYDLGNNLFAKNIGEFWTAGPFPTQNGLDGEQKQPW from the coding sequence ATGGCGGCATTGTGCCATCCTTTCTTATTCAGCAATAATGGACCGGTCACTTCCCTAAGTTCCACCTTTCTTCCTGGGACAACACCATTATCGTTTTCCattaatagaaaacaaaaaccGTGTAACCTTAAAAATGTCTCGGTTTCAATTTCTTGTTCGTCTCTCAAGACTGTATGTGACCGTACTCTTGATAGACATGTTGTCATGAAGAACAGAATCCGATTTGTTCAAAAGCTTAAAACTTTGCTTCTTTCTAAACCAAAACATTATAttccaattcatgttttgtcCAAGTGTAGGGCTTATCTTTCCCTTCATAAGCCTCGTTCCTTACTTTCTATGATCCATCGATATCCTTCCATTTTTGAACCATTTACTATCCCATGGCCACCTAAACCTCTCAATGCAACAAAGTTATATCCTCAACTCTGTGTTCGTTTAACTCCGGCTGCAGCTGCTCTAGCAGCTGAGGAATTGAATCTTCAATCTTCCATTTCAACAGTATTGGCAAACAAACTCCAAAAACTTCTTATGCTATCTTCTCACCACCGGTTACTTCTGGCAAAATTGGTCCACCTTGCACCTGATCTTGGTCTCCCTCCTAATTTTAGATCCCGGTTGTGCAATGACCATCCGGAGAAATTCAAAATTGTCGACACTTCCTATGGCCGTGCACTTGAGCTTGTATCATGCGATATCAACTTGGCAAAGCCTTTACCGCCTCGTGAGTCCCATTCTCTTGATTTTATAGTTGACCGACCTTTGAAGTTCAAACAATTGAGACTTCGAAAGGGGCTTAATTTAAAAAGGCCTCACCAGAATTTCTTGCTAAAGTTTGAAGAAGTGCCAGAAGTGTGCCCCTATAGGAACCCCGCCGAGTGTTTGGTCAAGGAATCAATTGAGGAAGAAAAGAGATGCTGTGCTGTTGTAAGAGAAGTTCTTGGAATGACAATTGAAAAGAGGACTTTAATGGACCACTTGACCCATTTCAGAAAGGAGTTTGGCCTCCCAAACAAGTTGAGAGGAATGATTGTGAGGCATCCGGAATTATTTTATACGAGTTTGAAAGGGCAAAGAGACTCAGTTTTCCTAGTGGAGGGGTTTGATGAGAAAGGTAACTTATTAGAGAAGGATGAGGTTTCAGCCTTACAAGATAAATGGATTTACTTAGCAAGGGAGTCCAAGAGAATGAGAAGAGAGAGAAGGAAGGCTAGGATTGATAAAGATATTGGAAGGTTGAGTAATGTTAATCAAAATCATGATGACAGCGATGTTGATTATGATGACGATATTGAGATTGATAATTTTGAAGATGGTTATGATGATGGCTTTGATGATATATTTGAAGACTTGAATTTTGACGCTGAAGATTATGACCTGGGAAACAATTTATTTGCCAAAAATATTGGAGAGTTTTGGACTGCAGGACCTTTTCCAACTCAAAATGGTTTGGATGGAGAGCAAAAGCAACCCTGGTAA
- the LOC123911085 gene encoding uncharacterized protein LOC123911085 — translation MRQPKVNKGMLNTWRKKLGAAVSKFIIYERLPMNLSNSPWLHNLIYIASEVGKAKFPTPYEISNVYLEAEYEQMKQWITSMKKTWKQKGATIMCDGWTDGINHSHIMNFLVYCEKGTVFWKSVDASDVDSRNTEYYFQLLDKVVDEIGEECVVQVVTDNEAALKAAGHKLMEKRPHLYWSSCAAHCLDLCLEDIGKKKNIQKLLSEAKLVTTFIYNHTYIVSLMKKYTGGREIVRPGVTRFATQFLQLQSIVNQKEGLENMFHSEEFRKTKYGKEKNGPGYEARKIVLSKEFRSKAKDILKVYEPIVQVLRLVDGDEKPTMGFLYEAIDRAKQAIQQNSRYHSTYNDIIDKRWKFMHSDLHSAGYFLNPQFQYGVEHGDDVYKETFEGTARVITKLVRSIDDQIKALNQLTLYREKSDSFGTRLAQDSWSKMRADSWWGYYGTCAPELQLVAIKVVSQTTSATNCERNWSTFSYIHTKTRNRLKYRKLHKLVFTHYNMKLKMRQEMRRSQEEIETSFDPINLNYIFQEDPLSEWIEERENPLLDGVQNAEWLHIEDTDDEIVEVDDDSNGSNDGGLSPPSGNSGNGGGNEEAGEGGGGGGGGGGDDEEDAPEDHDSYGETPPIYRRYRNLTDMDRSDGSLLNSGGDVSHSRSRRGKRKQNVPLEDSSSSSIAQSFSDFGIGDSSQNSQQSYPPIYQYPYFNSYNQYASDQAPSNYQQAMNYQDPYYEQSSGGFFGYVFGQGATQDDSQSESTSNAPPRHSTMW, via the exons ATGAGGCAACCTAAAGTCAATAAGGGCATGCTAAACACATggaggaagaagcttggagcgGCCGTAagcaaatttataatttatgagCGTTTGCCTATGAATTTATCTAATTCTCCCTGGTTGCATAATTTGATTTATATAGCCTCTGAGGTGGGAAAAGCTAAATTCCCAACTCCTTATGAAATCTCAAATGTGTATTTAGAGGCTGAATATGAACAAATGAAGCAATGGATAACTAGTATGAAAAAAACTTGGAAACAAAAAGGGGCAACAATAATGTGTGATGGTTGGACAGACGGTATCAACCATTCTcatattatgaattttttagtgtaTTGTGAAAAAGGAACAGTGTTTTGGAAATCAGTTGATGCTTCCGATGTTGATAGTAGAAACACAGAGTACTACTTTCAATTATTGGATAAAGTTGTGGACGAAATTGGCGAAGAATGTGTTGTTCAGGTGGTTACAGACAATGAAGCTGCACTAAAAGCAGCCGGTCACAAACTAATGGAAAAGAGGCCACATTTGTATTGGTCTTCTTGTGCGGCTCATTGTTTAGATCTTTGCTTAGAGGATatagggaagaaaaaaaatatacaaaagttaTTAAGTGAAGCAAAGTTGGTGACAACATTCATCTACAACCATACGTATATTGTGAGTCTCATGAAAAAATATACTGGAGGTAGAGAGATTGTTCGTCCTGGTGTAACCCGATTTGCAACACAATTTCTACAACTTCAATCAATTGTGAATCAGAAGGAAGGTCTGGAAAACATGTTTCATTCGGAAGAgtttagaaaaacaaaatatggcAAAGAGAAGAATGGGCCAGGATATGAAGCAAGGAAAATTGTTTTGAGCAAGGAGTTTCGGAGTAAAGCCAAAGATATATTGAAGGTGTACGAGCCTATTGTTCAAGTTTTAAGACTAGTTGATGGTGACGAGAAACCAACAATGGGTTTCCTATATGAAGCCATTGATCGAGCAAAACAGGCAATTCAACAAAATTCTCGTTATCATTCCACCTATAATGATATAATTGACAAGCGTTGGAAATTCATGCATTCTGATCTTCATTCTGCTG gttATTTTCTTAATCCACAATTTCAATATGGAGTTGAACATGGAGATGATGTCTATAAGGAAACATTTGAAGGGACGGCTAGAGTGATAACGAAATTAGTAAGAAGTATAGATGATCAAATCAAAGCTCTGAATCAG TTGACTCTTTACAGAGAAAAGAGTGATTCATTTGGTACACGTCTGGCTCAAGATTCTTGGTCAAAGATGAGGGCAG ATTCTTGGTGGGGGTATTACGGTACATGTGCTCCTGAACTTCAACTTGTAGCTATAAAAGTTGTTAGTCAAACAACTTCTGCTACAAATTGCGAGAGAAATTGGAGTACATTTAGTTATATTCACACAAAGACGAGGAATAGATTGAAGTATAGAAAGTTACATAAACTTGTCTTCACACATTACAACATGAAGCTGAAAATGAGACAAGAAATGAGGAGAAGTCAAGAAGAAATAGAAACAAGTTTTGATCCTATAAATCTTAACTATATATTTCAAGAAGATCCTTTATCTGAATGgatagaagagagagaaaatccATTATTGGATGGAGTTCAAAATGCAGAATGGTTGCATATAGAAGATACAGATGATGAGATTGTGGAAGTTGATGATGATAGCAATGGATCAAATGATGGTGGTTTAAGTCCACCAAGCGGTAACAGTGGTAATGGGGGTGGTAATGAAGAAGCTGGcgaaggtggtggtggtggtggtggtggtggtggtgatgatgaagaagatgcaCCAGAAGACCATGATTCATACGGTGAAACACCACCTATTTATAGGCGTTATAGAAATTTGACTGATATGGATCGTTCTGATGGTTCACTACTTAACAGTGGAGGAGATGTGTCACATTCTAGATCAAGAAGAGGTAAAAGGAAACAAAATGTTCCACTTgaagattcttcttcttctagtaTTGCTCAAAGTTTTAGTGACTTTGGGATTGGTGATTCTTCTCAAAATAGTCAACAATCTTATCCGCCTATTTATCAATATCCTTATTTCAACTCATATAACCAATATGCAAGTGATCAAGCTCCTTCCAACTACCAACAAGCAATGAATTACCAAGATCCTTATTATGAACAATCAAGTGGTGGATTTTTTGGTTATGTCTTTGGGCAAGGAGCTACACAAGATGATAGCCAGAGTGAAAGTACAAGTAATGCTCCTCCACGTCATTCCACCATGTGGTAA